In one window of Qipengyuania profundimaris DNA:
- a CDS encoding Imm8 family immunity protein yields MRAELRSLDYFESDLSSFEEEAFCVNVIATIGAVGERGGDDFTFEVCSPAWLRSALETDEVVSGQYRLIMAEFDFPALERFVAKRVGQTEGSDWNSIATKLAAWSRWEFEGMTPP; encoded by the coding sequence ATGAGAGCCGAACTCCGATCCTTAGACTATTTCGAAAGCGACCTGAGCTCCTTTGAGGAGGAGGCGTTCTGCGTAAATGTCATTGCGACGATTGGAGCTGTTGGTGAGCGTGGAGGAGATGACTTTACTTTCGAAGTTTGCTCCCCCGCATGGCTGCGCTCTGCGCTTGAGACGGATGAAGTCGTGAGTGGGCAATACAGGTTGATCATGGCAGAGTTCGATTTCCCAGCGCTTGAGCGATTTGTGGCGAAGCGAGTTGGGCAGACAGAAGGGTCCGACTGGAACTCAATCGCTACAAAACTTGCTGCCTGGAGTCGTTGGGAGTTCGAAGGAATGACGCCACCTTAG